A single genomic interval of Christensenellaceae bacterium 44-20 harbors:
- a CDS encoding DUF3810 domain-containing protein: MIGKLLKLASVLLSAAVCYVIYRLAFTFPALTEHLYSRKIYPFLARSLGRLTGSFSFSLAEVLLYLFAASVLFFLGYILCAFFKPKGSKFYHIAKRFLSFLILLCTLYNMFILFWGLNYARQPLADSMHLEIQEYSKEELAALCDTLIERTNAARENISESSDGLFTLSHSKEYYQEAVGEIYDSYAPDYINIGVKSRVKGVMTKNMLSSTLTYGIFSPFTYEANINLQMPDLYFPAICLHEFSHLQGFAREDEANFIAWYLGFQCDDPDFVYSANAYALQYALNALYGVSPEDYWLAYEKLADGVKRDYQQNAQYWEQFETDFSQKSQDAYEKYLAYNGVADGLQSYGRMLDLMLAFEKQK, encoded by the coding sequence ATGATTGGAAAACTACTAAAACTGGCTTCTGTCTTGCTGAGCGCCGCAGTCTGCTATGTGATCTATCGGCTCGCTTTTACTTTTCCAGCGCTGACAGAGCATCTCTATTCCCGAAAAATCTATCCCTTTCTTGCGCGGAGCCTGGGGCGGCTGACGGGCAGCTTTTCCTTCAGCCTTGCTGAGGTTCTGCTCTATCTTTTTGCCGCCAGCGTTCTGTTTTTCCTAGGCTATATCCTCTGCGCCTTTTTCAAGCCCAAGGGCTCCAAATTCTATCATATTGCCAAGCGTTTTTTAAGCTTTCTCATTTTGCTTTGCACGCTCTATAATATGTTCATTCTCTTTTGGGGGCTCAACTATGCGCGCCAGCCCCTGGCGGATTCTATGCACCTGGAAATCCAGGAATATTCAAAAGAGGAGCTTGCCGCTCTTTGCGACACCCTTATAGAGCGCACCAACGCTGCCAGGGAAAACATCAGTGAGTCCTCAGACGGCCTTTTCACGCTCTCTCACTCCAAAGAATATTATCAGGAAGCCGTCGGCGAAATTTACGATTCCTATGCGCCAGATTATATCAATATCGGTGTAAAGAGCCGTGTCAAAGGCGTGATGACCAAAAACATGCTTTCCAGCACACTGACTTACGGCATCTTCTCGCCTTTTACTTATGAGGCCAATATCAATTTGCAGATGCCCGATCTGTATTTCCCCGCCATCTGCCTGCATGAATTTTCGCATCTGCAAGGCTTTGCCCGGGAAGATGAGGCAAATTTCATCGCCTGGTATTTGGGCTTCCAATGCGATGATCCGGATTTCGTGTATTCGGCCAACGCATATGCCCTGCAATATGCGCTCAACGCTCTTTACGGCGTTTCTCCGGAAGATTACTGGCTTGCCTATGAGAAGCTGGCAGACGGTGTGAAACGGGATTATCAGCAAAACGCGCAGTACTGGGAGCAGTTTGAGACGGATTTTTCCCAAAAAAGCCAGGATGCTTATGAGAAGTATCTGGCCTATAACGGCGTCGCGGATGGGCTGCAAAGCTATGGGCGCATGCTGGATCTCATGCTCGCTTTCGAGAAACAAAAATAA
- the polA gene encoding DNA polymerase I → MDKKLIIIDGNSLVFRAFHALPPMKMNDGQVINAAYGFFTMLLGLIDERKPDFLAVSFDLKGPTFRKELFDDYKGNRQKTPDELLSQFPLIKEALRKLNIPILEIQGYEADDVIGTVAKRADQAGVEACVVTGDRDSLQLITQSTKVLLTRKGVSEIEVFDQAHLKEVYGLEPWQIIDLKGLMGDASDNIPGIKGVGEKTALKLLAEFESIENLYDHLEDLPGNKMKEKIVAGKESAFLSKKLATIVTDVPIAFELEELAFHGLEDSALYQVLSSLEFSSLIKRRGLAGEEIAAKEPERFSLREPRHIDKLLAEAKTAGKLAICQDEDALCFAVKPEEEFELALSYSLLDEGLPPSDVLEQLREILQEQEIAKTAHDAKALLHLFGEQGCHMEGISFDTALADYVLDPTQRNFTIEKLKTRYHAAGRASALFAIEEVQKKQIKEKQLEEVYYHIELPLLHVLYSMELQGVRVNLQLLQKLKAEYAEQIDSLVREIYELAGTDSFNIASTKQLGVVLFEKLGLPVIKKTKTGYSTDIEVLERLQGQHPIIQKLIEYRQVTKLKSTYIDGLEAVVDPKTHKVHTTFNQLVTATGRISSTEPNLQNIPVRSDFGAKIRELFIPEDEENLIVAADYSQIELRVLADITKDRHLCDAFNHGEDIHTRTASEVFGVPMEVVTPEMRSSSKAVNFGIVYGISDFGLAKNLGIARFKAKEYIDKYLEEFSGVREYMTRIVEEAKRDGFVRTRYGRIRYVDELKSSNFNTRSFGERVALNTPIQGTAADIIKYAMIRVWDVMRERKLRSQLILQVHDELIVDTVPEELEEVKAILKEQMEHVCEMSVPLEVHTAVGSNWAEAK, encoded by the coding sequence ATGGATAAAAAACTGATTATTATAGATGGCAATAGCCTGGTGTTCCGCGCTTTCCATGCGCTCCCGCCCATGAAGATGAACGATGGGCAGGTGATCAACGCGGCATATGGCTTTTTTACCATGCTGCTTGGGCTGATCGACGAGCGAAAGCCGGATTTCCTCGCGGTTTCTTTTGATTTAAAGGGGCCGACTTTCCGCAAAGAGCTGTTCGATGATTATAAAGGCAACCGGCAAAAAACGCCGGATGAACTGCTGAGCCAGTTTCCGCTCATCAAAGAGGCGCTGCGCAAGCTGAATATCCCTATTTTGGAGATTCAGGGCTATGAAGCAGATGACGTGATCGGCACAGTCGCAAAGCGTGCGGATCAGGCGGGGGTGGAGGCCTGCGTCGTTACAGGCGATCGGGATTCTCTCCAGCTCATCACGCAGTCGACCAAAGTGCTGCTGACGCGCAAAGGCGTGAGCGAAATCGAGGTTTTTGATCAGGCGCACTTGAAGGAAGTCTATGGCCTGGAGCCCTGGCAGATCATCGATCTGAAGGGGCTGATGGGCGATGCCTCGGATAATATCCCCGGAATCAAAGGGGTGGGCGAGAAGACGGCGCTCAAATTGCTGGCGGAATTTGAATCCATTGAAAATCTCTATGATCATTTGGAAGATCTGCCAGGCAATAAAATGAAAGAGAAAATTGTCGCCGGAAAGGAGAGCGCGTTTCTCTCCAAAAAACTGGCGACTATCGTTACGGATGTCCCCATCGCTTTCGAGCTGGAAGAGCTGGCTTTCCATGGCCTGGAGGACAGCGCGCTCTATCAGGTGCTCTCTTCGCTGGAGTTTTCTTCCCTGATCAAGCGCCGCGGCCTGGCCGGGGAGGAGATTGCGGCAAAGGAGCCGGAGCGTTTTTCCCTGCGGGAACCTAGACATATCGATAAACTGCTGGCGGAAGCAAAAACAGCCGGAAAGCTCGCGATCTGTCAGGATGAGGATGCGCTCTGTTTTGCCGTAAAGCCGGAGGAGGAATTTGAGCTGGCGCTTTCCTATTCTCTGCTGGATGAGGGATTGCCGCCTTCGGATGTGCTGGAGCAGCTGCGGGAGATTTTGCAGGAGCAAGAGATCGCGAAAACCGCGCACGATGCCAAAGCCCTGCTGCATCTTTTTGGAGAGCAGGGCTGCCATATGGAAGGGATTTCCTTCGATACCGCCCTGGCGGACTATGTCTTAGATCCGACACAGCGCAATTTTACGATAGAGAAGCTGAAAACCCGCTACCACGCGGCCGGAAGAGCCAGCGCGCTGTTTGCAATTGAAGAGGTGCAGAAGAAGCAGATCAAAGAAAAACAGCTGGAAGAGGTTTATTACCATATCGAGCTGCCCTTGCTCCACGTGCTGTATTCTATGGAACTGCAGGGAGTTCGCGTCAATTTGCAGCTGCTTCAGAAACTGAAGGCGGAATATGCGGAGCAAATCGACAGCCTGGTCAGGGAGATTTACGAGCTGGCCGGGACGGATTCCTTCAATATTGCCTCCACAAAGCAGCTGGGCGTGGTCCTGTTTGAAAAGCTGGGGCTGCCGGTGATCAAGAAAACCAAGACCGGCTATTCTACGGATATTGAGGTGCTCGAACGTCTGCAGGGGCAGCACCCGATCATCCAAAAGCTGATCGAATACCGCCAGGTTACAAAGCTCAAGAGCACATATATCGATGGGCTGGAAGCGGTGGTGGATCCCAAAACGCATAAAGTGCATACGACTTTCAACCAGCTCGTTACGGCAACTGGCAGAATTTCCAGCACAGAGCCAAATCTGCAGAATATTCCGGTGCGGAGCGATTTCGGCGCCAAAATCCGCGAGCTGTTTATTCCGGAGGATGAGGAGAACCTCATCGTCGCCGCAGATTATTCCCAAATTGAACTGCGCGTTTTGGCGGATATCACAAAAGACAGGCATCTATGCGATGCTTTCAACCACGGCGAGGATATTCACACTCGCACAGCCTCGGAAGTCTTTGGCGTCCCGATGGAGGTGGTAACGCCGGAGATGCGGAGCAGCTCAAAAGCGGTCAATTTCGGCATCGTATACGGGATCAGCGATTTTGGCCTGGCGAAGAACCTGGGCATTGCCCGCTTCAAGGCCAAGGAATATATCGACAAGTATTTGGAAGAATTTTCCGGCGTTCGGGAATACATGACGCGCATCGTGGAGGAGGCCAAGCGCGATGGCTTTGTGCGCACGCGCTATGGGCGCATCCGCTATGTGGATGAGCTCAAAAGCTCCAATTTCAACACCCGCTCCTTCGGAGAGAGAGTGGCGCTCAATACGCCCATCCAGGGGACGGCGGCAGATATCATCAAGTATGCGATGATCCGCGTCTGGGACGTCATGAGAGAGCGGAAACTGCGTTCTCAGCTGATTTTGCAGGTGCACGACGAACTGATTGTGGATACTGTGCCCGAGGAGCTGGAGGAAGTAAAAGCCATTCTAAAAGAGCAGATGGAGCATGTGTGCGAGATGTCTGTGCCGCTCGAAGTGCATACGGCGGTGGGCAGCAACTGGGCGGAGGCAAAGTAG
- a CDS encoding sigma-70 family RNA polymerase sigma factor, which translates to MEEEAILLKKAKKGDLDAFEALVQLYQNKIYALALRMTGDADDAFDVSQESVLKLYRALPKFRQEASFSTWVYRVTRNAALDFLRKKRASLSLEALYEQGLEPLAAENIERRVILSDENRALEKMIEELPAQLREVILLRDVDGYSYEEVARILQTALGTVKSRLYRAREMLRKKWKEDGENDG; encoded by the coding sequence ATGGAGGAAGAAGCTATCCTGCTGAAAAAAGCAAAAAAAGGAGATCTTGACGCCTTTGAAGCTTTGGTTCAGCTCTATCAAAACAAAATTTACGCGCTTGCTCTGCGGATGACGGGAGATGCCGACGATGCGTTTGATGTTTCCCAGGAGAGCGTTTTGAAGCTATACCGAGCGCTTCCCAAATTTCGGCAGGAGGCCTCTTTTTCCACCTGGGTCTACCGGGTCACCCGCAACGCGGCTCTGGATTTTCTCAGAAAAAAGCGCGCCTCTCTCTCGCTGGAAGCGCTGTATGAGCAGGGCCTTGAGCCTTTGGCGGCAGAGAATATCGAACGGCGCGTGATTTTATCAGACGAGAACCGTGCGCTGGAAAAGATGATAGAAGAACTGCCCGCACAGCTTCGGGAAGTGATTCTGCTGCGTGATGTGGATGGGTATTCCTATGAGGAGGTAGCCCGGATCCTGCAAACCGCCCTTGGGACAGTGAAATCCAGGTTATACCGGGCCCGGGAAATGCTGAGAAAGAAATGGAAAGAAGATGGAGAAAACGATGGATAA
- a CDS encoding SprT family zinc-dependent metalloprotease, with product MDTKRANEKIEYTLKRGMRKTILLRVTPECKVEVLAPRRISQAFIDGFVESKREWIQKCLEKKADLARQRAAYRMDTLFFLGREYPVKLGKEQKVLFDGSCFRVPRCEMEERRALVKAWYHQQGAEILKKRVQIWAEKMNAEYVSVKITDARTRWGSCSGKNQLNFSWRLLFASGRAVDSVVIHELAHTMVHAHSAAFWEIVARYCPDYQEIQQELKALSEKLSVWGWSQ from the coding sequence ATGGATACAAAGCGCGCGAATGAGAAAATTGAATATACCCTGAAACGCGGTATGCGAAAGACAATTTTGCTTCGCGTTACGCCCGAGTGCAAAGTGGAAGTTTTGGCGCCCCGCCGCATTTCCCAGGCATTTATCGATGGCTTTGTGGAAAGCAAGCGGGAGTGGATCCAAAAATGCCTGGAAAAAAAGGCGGATCTTGCCCGCCAAAGAGCGGCTTACCGCATGGATACGCTTTTCTTTTTGGGGAGGGAGTATCCCGTCAAATTGGGAAAAGAGCAGAAAGTGCTCTTTGATGGCAGCTGTTTTCGTGTGCCGCGCTGCGAGATGGAGGAGCGCCGGGCGCTGGTGAAGGCGTGGTATCACCAGCAAGGTGCGGAAATTCTGAAGAAGCGGGTACAGATTTGGGCCGAAAAGATGAACGCGGAATATGTGTCTGTGAAAATAACGGATGCGCGGACGCGCTGGGGCTCCTGCAGCGGAAAAAATCAGCTGAATTTCTCCTGGAGGCTTTTGTTTGCATCCGGCAGGGCGGTAGACTCGGTGGTCATTCACGAGCTCGCGCATACGATGGTGCATGCGCACTCTGCGGCGTTTTGGGAGATTGTCGCGCGGTACTGCCCGGATTATCAGGAGATTCAGCAAGAGCTGAAAGCGCTTTCAGAAAAGCTCTCGGTTTGGGGCTGGTCGCAATAA
- the coaE gene encoding dephospho-CoA kinase (Dephospho-CoA kinase (CoaE) performs the final step in coenzyme A biosynthesis.) yields MRYVIGLTGGIACGKSAVSRVLGELGAGIIDADRVGHEVLYAGQEAYAQVVQAFGEEILNAQGEIDRKRLGAIVFSEKKKLLQLNSITHPHIINNIVKQIEAGDGIIVLDAALLFETGLDALCDEIWLVMAEREAQIRRILLRDHLSRQEAERRIQSQGDYAQKSEKAKHIIDNSGSIGELGREVERLYRQAEHICAEKRKRF; encoded by the coding sequence ATGCGGTATGTCATCGGGCTGACCGGCGGCATTGCCTGCGGCAAGTCTGCGGTCAGCCGCGTGCTGGGAGAGCTGGGAGCGGGCATCATCGATGCGGATCGCGTCGGCCACGAGGTTTTATACGCCGGGCAGGAGGCATATGCGCAGGTTGTGCAGGCCTTTGGAGAGGAGATTTTAAACGCACAGGGCGAGATCGATCGAAAGCGCCTGGGCGCGATTGTCTTTTCGGAGAAAAAAAAGCTGCTGCAGTTGAATTCGATCACGCATCCTCATATAATTAACAATATTGTAAAACAAATCGAGGCCGGGGATGGTATAATAGTGCTGGATGCAGCTCTGCTCTTTGAAACCGGCCTGGATGCGCTGTGCGATGAGATCTGGCTGGTTATGGCCGAGAGAGAAGCGCAGATCAGGCGTATTTTGCTGCGGGATCATCTTTCGCGGCAGGAGGCCGAGCGCCGCATCCAAAGCCAGGGGGATTATGCGCAAAAAAGCGAAAAAGCAAAGCACATAATCGATAATTCCGGCTCGATAGGGGAACTTGGAAGAGAGGTAGAACGCCTGTATCGCCAGGCGGAACATATATGCGCAGAAAAAAGAAAAAGGTTCTGA
- the yfbR gene encoding 5'-deoxynucleotidase, which yields MNQVKEAGKQHHFFAYLSRMKHIKRWGLMRNTETENIKEHSMDVAVLAHALALIHNTYFGGTLDEKKIMAMGLFHETGEIMTGDLPTPVKYYNRSIQKAYQEIEQMAVSRAMDMLPEELKPAYQPLIEHENDEDYRFVKYADKLCAYIKCIEEVKTGNAEFQQAKCKIAEQIAQMEEPAVLYFIEHFLPSFGLTIDELNK from the coding sequence GTGAATCAAGTGAAAGAGGCAGGAAAACAGCATCATTTTTTCGCGTACCTATCCCGGATGAAGCATATCAAGCGCTGGGGGCTGATGCGCAATACCGAGACAGAGAATATCAAAGAACATTCGATGGATGTCGCGGTTCTGGCGCACGCGCTGGCACTCATTCACAATACCTATTTTGGCGGCACGCTGGATGAGAAGAAGATCATGGCCATGGGTCTTTTCCACGAGACGGGGGAGATCATGACGGGAGATTTGCCGACGCCCGTCAAATATTATAATCGGAGCATTCAAAAGGCGTATCAGGAGATAGAGCAGATGGCCGTCAGCCGGGCGATGGATATGCTGCCCGAGGAATTAAAGCCTGCATACCAGCCGCTGATTGAGCATGAAAATGACGAGGACTACCGCTTTGTCAAATATGCGGATAAGCTCTGCGCCTATATCAAGTGCATCGAAGAGGTCAAGACGGGAAACGCCGAGTTCCAGCAGGCAAAATGCAAAATTGCGGAGCAGATTGCACAGATGGAAGAGCCGGCCGTGCTCTATTTTATCGAGCATTTTCTGCCAAGTTTTGGCCTGACCATCGACGAGCTGAATAAATAG
- a CDS encoding ABC transporter substrate-binding protein, with product MLLLAVCFLLAGCKKQVEVTPFDEGDMSTNVDELPPPASSGAAEKKTLSIMMTPSPASLHPLAVLDENTANLMSLITEPAIRISADGKFSAGVVQSWDISEDGLTYTFHIRKNVLFHGDYGSVTVDDLIFALEKIKNSDTAQCEYAKYSNVLSSYEKIDDLTLKVVASRKSRDIFYLMSFPVIPKSYYEHLGLDTGKLPIGTGPYFAQSNTAEGIVLSSNAAWWQEAPVYDQIVAKPVSDDELKIGSSALDQFQVIYTSLMTANSYSAVGKNEIHQVVTPTYDCLVPNYRNEFLAKREVREAISTALNRSELISVALLGQGQAAEMPVNPNFWAYEGLESSAGVYNAAEANRLLESAGLAMDEERGLRYVENADGSKRYLKFKLLYTENAEYAYRKALCEKIAEQLKLVGIEIELVEADAQTYRGHLDSNNFQLALCSFFTNTNGDNAFLFSEYNYGKAPTQALAEKLGAFRAAITTEEIKRAFSEYVQAYLEEIPTIGLHYRTHAVILDANISAPPRLAYKNIYADIGQWK from the coding sequence TTGTTGCTTTTGGCAGTCTGCTTTTTGCTGGCAGGCTGTAAAAAGCAGGTGGAAGTAACCCCCTTCGACGAGGGAGATATGAGCACCAACGTGGATGAACTGCCGCCTCCTGCCAGCAGCGGAGCCGCTGAAAAAAAGACGCTTTCCATTATGATGACGCCTAGCCCTGCCTCTTTGCATCCGCTGGCAGTTCTGGATGAAAACACAGCCAACCTGATGTCGCTTATCACAGAGCCGGCCATTCGCATTTCGGCTGACGGGAAGTTTTCCGCCGGCGTGGTGCAGAGCTGGGATATCAGCGAGGATGGGCTGACCTATACGTTTCATATCCGAAAGAATGTCCTGTTTCATGGGGATTACGGAAGCGTTACAGTCGACGACCTGATTTTCGCTTTGGAGAAAATCAAAAACTCGGATACAGCGCAATGCGAATACGCAAAATACAGCAATGTGCTCTCTTCCTATGAAAAAATCGACGATCTGACGCTGAAGGTCGTAGCTTCGCGGAAATCCAGGGATATTTTCTATCTCATGAGCTTTCCTGTAATTCCAAAATCCTATTATGAGCATCTCGGGCTGGATACTGGGAAACTGCCCATCGGGACAGGCCCCTATTTTGCCCAGAGCAATACGGCCGAGGGCATTGTGCTTTCGTCCAATGCCGCTTGGTGGCAGGAAGCGCCGGTTTATGATCAGATCGTTGCAAAGCCGGTATCCGACGATGAGCTCAAAATTGGCAGCAGCGCGCTCGATCAGTTTCAGGTGATCTATACTTCGCTGATGACGGCAAACAGCTACAGCGCAGTCGGGAAAAATGAGATTCACCAGGTGGTAACGCCGACTTATGATTGCCTTGTGCCCAACTATCGCAATGAGTTTTTGGCAAAAAGGGAAGTGCGGGAGGCGATCTCCACGGCTCTCAACCGCAGTGAGCTGATCTCCGTCGCACTGCTCGGGCAGGGACAGGCTGCCGAAATGCCGGTTAATCCTAATTTTTGGGCCTATGAGGGGCTGGAAAGCTCTGCTGGCGTCTATAATGCCGCGGAGGCCAACCGCCTGCTGGAGAGCGCGGGCCTTGCGATGGATGAGGAGCGGGGCCTGCGCTATGTCGAAAATGCAGACGGAAGCAAGCGGTATTTGAAATTCAAGCTTTTATATACGGAAAATGCGGAATACGCCTACCGAAAGGCGCTTTGTGAAAAGATCGCCGAGCAGTTGAAATTGGTTGGCATCGAGATTGAGCTAGTGGAGGCCGATGCACAGACCTACCGAGGCCATCTCGATAGCAATAATTTCCAGTTGGCACTGTGCAGCTTCTTTACTAACACAAACGGCGATAATGCGTTTCTATTTTCAGAATATAACTATGGAAAAGCGCCAACCCAGGCACTGGCTGAAAAGCTGGGCGCTTTCCGCGCCGCCATCACGACCGAAGAGATTAAGCGCGCTTTCTCGGAATATGTTCAGGCTTATTTGGAAGAAATACCCACAATTGGATTACATTACCGGACGCATGCCGTCATTTTAGATGCGAATATCAGCGCGCCGCCGCGTCTGGCCTATAAAAATATCTATGCAGATATTGGCCAGTGGAAATAG
- a CDS encoding YdcF family protein, with the protein MQYFWLILGILLIADTLFAAKMSNLNLGVLLPAFLGIPLVCYGCLGLFAPQILEMPGVMIAVCTASVCYLLVLAALLGCIFCTALYARRCKSAKADAVIVLGAGLRRNRPSRLLRMRLNAAIRAAQKERLPILVTGGKGRQAELSEAEAMRRYLLEQGVLPQSILVENRARNTYENLKFSQQILLEKFSFLPSVLIVTSDFHCFRSAQIAKKFFKEYALWPVESAWYMKLNFYLREMLSIANCYRCELFQK; encoded by the coding sequence TTGCAGTATTTTTGGCTTATTTTAGGCATTCTTCTCATCGCTGATACTCTGTTTGCCGCGAAAATGTCCAATCTCAACCTGGGCGTGCTCCTCCCGGCATTTTTGGGCATCCCGCTGGTCTGCTATGGGTGCCTCGGGCTTTTTGCCCCGCAAATATTGGAGATGCCTGGGGTTATGATTGCCGTTTGCACCGCATCCGTATGTTATCTCCTCGTCTTGGCCGCGCTGCTCGGCTGCATTTTTTGCACAGCGCTGTATGCGCGGCGCTGCAAAAGCGCGAAGGCAGATGCGGTCATTGTTCTGGGCGCGGGGCTGCGCAGAAACCGCCCGTCGCGCTTGCTGCGCATGCGGCTGAATGCGGCGATTCGCGCGGCGCAGAAGGAGCGCCTGCCTATCTTGGTAACAGGCGGGAAGGGAAGGCAAGCGGAACTTTCCGAAGCAGAGGCCATGCGGCGCTATCTGCTTGAGCAGGGCGTTTTACCACAGTCGATTCTGGTAGAAAACAGGGCGCGCAACACCTATGAAAACCTCAAGTTCTCCCAGCAGATTCTTTTGGAGAAATTCTCTTTTTTGCCTAGCGTTTTAATCGTAACCAGCGATTTCCACTGCTTTCGCTCTGCACAGATCGCAAAGAAGTTTTTCAAGGAATATGCGCTTTGGCCGGTGGAATCTGCGTGGTATATGAAGCTGAACTTCTATTTGCGTGAAATGCTCTCCATCGCAAACTGCTATCGATGTGAGCTATTTCAAAAATAG
- a CDS encoding sugar phosphate isomerase/epimerase, whose product MITGLSTASMFGSGLLEENLRKIGRNGIGHVEVFLNTFSEYEPAYARQLRQIADDFGICVHSVHPHGVQFEPQLFYGYERTVNDAFGMFEKVLAAAKLLGAKAYVFHGGLFYKPAPQHQHNFERIGRALDRAVELAAQYGITLAYENVHWCWFCSPEFGEQLLEHVHSKKLAFTLDIKQAAQSGIDPLQYLKMMQGRLANVHICDFAQGPNGLKTCLPFRGQMDFCALKKALLDADYQGPVMMEVYRHDYADHQELLECYRQVEAFFTAH is encoded by the coding sequence ATGATCACAGGGCTTTCGACGGCCAGCATGTTTGGCAGTGGGTTATTGGAAGAAAATTTAAGGAAAATTGGCCGGAATGGCATTGGGCATGTGGAAGTATTCTTGAATACTTTTTCCGAATATGAGCCGGCGTATGCCCGCCAGCTTAGGCAGATAGCGGATGATTTTGGCATTTGCGTGCATTCCGTGCATCCGCATGGCGTGCAGTTTGAGCCTCAGCTCTTCTATGGCTACGAACGGACGGTGAACGACGCATTTGGCATGTTTGAAAAAGTGCTGGCTGCGGCAAAGCTGCTGGGAGCCAAGGCGTATGTGTTCCATGGCGGGCTGTTCTATAAGCCTGCGCCCCAGCATCAGCATAATTTTGAACGCATCGGGCGGGCCTTGGATCGGGCGGTGGAACTGGCCGCGCAATATGGGATCACTTTGGCGTATGAAAACGTGCATTGGTGCTGGTTTTGCTCTCCGGAGTTTGGCGAACAGCTTTTGGAGCATGTCCATTCGAAAAAACTGGCTTTCACGCTGGATATTAAGCAGGCGGCGCAATCTGGAATCGACCCGCTGCAGTATCTCAAGATGATGCAAGGGCGGCTGGCAAACGTGCATATCTGCGATTTTGCACAGGGGCCAAATGGGCTGAAAACCTGCCTGCCTTTCCGCGGCCAAATGGATTTTTGCGCGCTCAAAAAGGCGCTCCTGGATGCAGATTACCAAGGCCCGGTAATGATGGAAGTATACCGCCATGATTACGCCGATCATCAGGAGCTTTTGGAATGCTACCGCCAGGTCGAGGCATTCTTTACTGCCCATTAG
- a CDS encoding lytic transglycosylase domain-containing protein, with translation MSIFGLYCYFKALYPMKHSELIAQYAAEYEIDPYLAAAVIWKESRFREDAVSSAGAMGLMQVMPETGQWISQKMGREDYAEERLFEPEYNIRLGCWYLSYLDEKFGGDPVKILAGYNAGPNRVIGWLENPEYSSDGKSLEKIPFAETDNYVKKVQQSYEIYRILYKF, from the coding sequence GTGTCGATTTTTGGCCTATACTGCTATTTTAAGGCGCTGTATCCGATGAAGCATTCTGAGCTCATCGCGCAGTATGCGGCCGAATATGAAATCGATCCCTATTTGGCCGCGGCGGTCATCTGGAAAGAGAGCCGCTTCCGGGAGGATGCCGTCTCCAGCGCCGGAGCCATGGGGCTCATGCAGGTGATGCCCGAAACAGGCCAATGGATCAGCCAGAAAATGGGAAGGGAAGATTATGCGGAGGAGCGGCTTTTCGAGCCCGAATATAATATCCGCCTGGGATGCTGGTATCTGAGCTATTTGGACGAAAAATTCGGCGGCGATCCCGTCAAAATTCTGGCCGGCTATAACGCAGGGCCAAACCGGGTGATCGGATGGCTGGAGAATCCGGAATACTCCAGCGATGGAAAATCCCTGGAAAAAATTCCGTTTGCGGAGACAGACAACTATGTTAAAAAAGTTCAGCAGAGCTATGAGATATATCGGATCCTATACAAATTTTAA
- a CDS encoding DUF1540 domain-containing protein, with amino-acid sequence MNQEKCSPNYSIKCNVTSCANHCKNDSYCALDCICVGTHEANPTVDQCTDCQSFIKK; translated from the coding sequence ATGAATCAAGAGAAATGCTCCCCGAATTATAGCATTAAATGCAATGTAACCAGCTGTGCAAACCACTGCAAGAACGACAGCTACTGCGCGCTGGATTGCATTTGCGTAGGAACGCATGAGGCCAATCCTACGGTCGATCAGTGCACGGACTGCCAGTCTTTTATCAAGAAATAA